Genomic DNA from Chloroflexota bacterium:
CAGGACGAGCAGTCCGAAAAGCCCGGCGGTGGCGACCAGGGTGGTGCGTGGCTCGACGCCCGGCATCACCACCGAACCGTCACCGTAGCTCTGGAAGAGGCGTCCCCACTTGGTGTCCAAGGCCGCCTGGACCCGCTTCCGCCCCACAAAGGGATACCAGTACACATTGTGATAGAAGTTGGACGCGAAGTAGCTCCACGGCACCAGCGGGCTGCGCAACAACAGTCCCTCGAACGGCTTGAGCGGGCCGTGGTAGATCATCTTCTGTCCACGGCTGGCAAAGGTGTCCTCCTGCACGAACCCCCAGCTCTCCTCGGCGACCTCCGGATCGCCCACCACCTCGATCTCCCGCGGATCCCCCACGCCCAGCCCCATCTCATGGGCGATGCGGATGAAGGGGATATCCATCGGGTTGAAGCCCTGAATCTTGGCGGAGATGGCGTCGATGGCCACCTGGTCGGCCGAGGCGAGGATCACATCCTTCTCGTGCCAGCGCATGGCTCGCGGCCCCGGGCCATCCCCGGCGAAAGTGCCGTCCATCACGGCGAACAGCCCGGTGTGGATCTCCTGCTGGATCGTCAGCAGGTCCACCAACGTCTCGTGGATCTGGGCATGGGTCCAGTGGCGCTTCTCCGTCAGCAACCCGCCGAACGCGTTCTTCATGGCGCCGGTGATGGTGGTGAAGACGTGGGTCTTGACCGTGGGCAGCTGGATGATGTTCCGGCCGATGAACATCTCCGGGATCAGGATCCCCTCCGGGTAGATCCGATCCAGGACCAGCATGGGCGCCTTGGGCTCGTAGCGCACCCATTTGATCTCCGGCTCATACAGGTGCACGTTGCGCACGCCGTACGCATCGACGACGTCCTTGTGCTTGTTGTTGCGCTCGCCCACGTACGCATCCACCACCACGGTGCGGTTGTGCGCGCCGATCAGGTTCTGATACCCCGCGTCCTGCAAAGCACGGATCACGCCCTCCAACTGCCAAGGCGTGGTCGAGCAGGCGGGATACCACGTCTGCCAGGAGATGTTGATCTTCAGGATCGTGTCCTTGTCCTTGGGCAACGCCTCCTCAAAGCCGGCCAGCTCCATCAGCCGGGCATAATCCTCCAACACCGTCTCGGGTCGGGTGCGCAAGATGGCAACCTTCCCTCGACCGGGGAAGTCCTTGGGAATCATCGCTTAACCTCCGATCTGGACAGCCTCTCGGACATCCGGTCGCGCCCCCTGATCCGGTCAGGGCCAGGGGACGCCAGGCATGTCCGGGAGCCGGATTCCCGGCTCCATGGACCTCCAGTGTCTATTCACATGTCGGTCACACGCGGATCATGACCAGCATCATTTTGAAGCGCTCCACGGCCTGCAGCGCGTGGGGCTCAT
This window encodes:
- a CDS encoding DUF362 domain-containing protein, with amino-acid sequence MIPKDFPGRGKVAILRTRPETVLEDYARLMELAGFEEALPKDKDTILKINISWQTWYPACSTTPWQLEGVIRALQDAGYQNLIGAHNRTVVVDAYVGERNNKHKDVVDAYGVRNVHLYEPEIKWVRYEPKAPMLVLDRIYPEGILIPEMFIGRNIIQLPTVKTHVFTTITGAMKNAFGGLLTEKRHWTHAQIHETLVDLLTIQQEIHTGLFAVMDGTFAGDGPGPRAMRWHEKDVILASADQVAIDAISAKIQGFNPMDIPFIRIAHEMGLGVGDPREIEVVGDPEVAEESWGFVQEDTFASRGQKMIYHGPLKPFEGLLLRSPLVPWSYFASNFYHNVYWYPFVGRKRVQAALDTKWGRLFQSYGDGSVVMPGVEPRTTLVATAGLFGLLVLAGKLLRRGPKDNA